Genomic segment of Macellibacteroides fermentans:
TCTTTTTAACCTCTGGATGAATAGTATAACTCATATGCTTTACTTCACCAGTTTTCATATTGAATTTTCCAACAACAGGATTGAAATCACTATTACCAAGAGGTTGTATAGTTACACCAATAGATAATGTATCACTTATATAAATATAGTCATTAGGAAATAGCCCTGCATTCATTTTCATTTTTTCTATGGGGAGGTATTCCGGATCTGTAATTACGCTATCCAGATCATAACTGAAAATTTTATTTTTACCATGATCAGATACGTAAAACTTACGATTTACTTTATCCTCTGCTATATGTCCTATGCGCGCAATTTCTCCAGGTCCTTGTCCTTTAAGTGCTGTGCTTGTAATATACTTAAAATTGTTTTTATCAAAAATATGTATACATTCATTTTCCGATTTGTAATCATTGATGAATAAATAATTATCGACAATTAATGGAAGTGAATAATTATTAATGGGGAGATCTTCGATTACTATCTCTTTTATTCTGTTGTGAACATTAATTATATTATTTCTTTTATTCTGTTTTTTTTCAGTTGAAGAGCTTGATGAACAGCCTCCAAAAATGATGATGATTAGAAATATACCTAATATTTTATTCATATTTTGTAATGTTTTTCAATAAGTCTTCATTAATAGTATTTGCAACAATATCAGATACTATCATAAAATATTGCTTTGTACAAAAATAAAACATTCGTTCTGTTTATTATGAAATAGACAGGACATATTTTGATAATATTTTATTATTCTTGTAATGTTTGATAATAATAACTTCAAAACCGATCCATGTCTCAAGTGTTGAACAAAACAATATTTCTCAAAAAACTACTACTGACTGCGCATTTTCTATTCATCTTTATAATAACGTTTGTATAACTTTCCATGTCCCAAATTACAATTTAACACTCTCCTTGTCAGAGAACTGCTTTCATTAACTCCCTATAATCTTCTTAAAGTTCATATAACTATCCCCTAGCCCGGCATTCAATTGAATACCGGGTTGGGGGATTGCTTATTTCTCTACTACGTGGTATATGGTTCCGGTTTGGGTTCGTTTGGAGGGGATTTGGTGTTTGTGCAGGATGCGGCCGAAATGGATGATTTTGGTGGCCGACAGATTAAAGAGTTTTTTCTCCTGCAGGCGGCCCAGTATTTCAACGGCAAGGAGCTTCTCTCCTTTCTCTGTGGATTCGGCGGCACGGAAGAATTGCAGGAACAGTTGCTCTGCAGGTACCTGTACCTGAAATTCTTTGTTGGTCTCCGACAGAATAGCCTCTTCCGGACCCTCAAACCAGTAGCGTTCGCCTCTCTTTATTTCATGCATGGCCTGGGCATACAACTGGTCGTGGTTAATCTTATCACTGTAACTGATGGAACCTGTAAGGCGTACACAGATGAACCTCCGGCTACCCGAGGTGTCGGTAAGCACATCGTAGTGGTTGCTTGTGGCGATAAACGAGGCATAGCGGCGCAACGATTCCACCGAAGTGGTAAGACACGATTCTGTGGCAATGAAAGAAATTTTTTATGAATCTGGCTCTTACCACATCTTTGACCAGGCTTATAACAATTTGAAGACATTGTATAAGGTTCATCAGATTGGAGCATTCTTCGTTATCAGGGCAAAAAAACCTGCGATACACATCCATCATATGATCCTTTAATACTCGGCTTCGACACAATAAACAACCCGATGCTTTTCCTTTAACAACTTATCGGCAAGAGCGAAACTCGCGTTAAGATGTCCGATTGCAGGGTATATGTCGAATAATATAGTCATCGTTCTCTAATCAAGAAATTCTTTCATATCCAAATATCCAAACTGTATATCGTCATCCATACTCATAATAATCCTGTTATTGTCTTTGTCATAACAAAATCTTGCGATTTTATATCCTGTTTCTAAGGTCTTAAGATAATTACCTTCCAAGTCGAAAATTAAAAAGTTAGTAGGCCAATTAGATCTTCCTTCTTTTGTGAAAGATTTTTCTCCTGAATAGAGAGCAACTATTCTATTCCCACAAAATACCACAGGACCATAATGATTAATACCATGCGTTTCCGTATCCCAGTTAGGTCCATAGATATTATATTTTAGATCTCCATTCAGGCTACATATTGTCATTAAATCATGAGGGATATAACATTCCACATAAATTCCATACTCTAAAGATATATCAAAACAAATACGTTTCTTTTTTACTTCTGGGTGAATAGTATAACTCATATGCTTTATTTCGCCTGTTTTCATATTGAACTTCCCAATAACAGGTTTGAAGTCATTATTACCAATTGGCTCTACGATTACGCCAATAGATAGTGTATCGTTAATGTAAACATAGTCCCAAGGGTGTAATTGCTCGCGCATTTTCATTTTTTCAATTGGAAGATATGTCGGATCGGTAATTACACTATCCAAATCATAACTGAAAATTTTGTTCTTACCATGATCTGTTACGTAAAACTTACGATTCTTTTTATCTTCTGTTATATGTCCTATACGTGCAATTTCTCCAGGACCTAGTCCTTTTAGTGCTGTACCTGTAAAATACTTGAAATTGTCTTTGTCGAAGATTTGTATACATTCATTTGCAGATTTGTAATCCTGTATAAACAGATACTTATCAACAATAAATATCCATGAATTATTATTGATGAGGAGATCTTCTATTACTATCTCTTTTATTCTGTTGTGAACATTAATTATATTATTTCTTTTATTCTGTTTTTTTTCAGTTGAAGAGCTTGATGAGCAGCCTCCAAAAATGATGATGATTAGAAATATACCTAATATTTTATTCATATTCTGTAATGTTTTTCAACAAGTCTTTATTAATAGTATTTGCAACATTATCAGATACTTTCATAAAATATTGCTTTGTACAAAAATAAAACATTCGTTCTGTTTATTATGAAATAGACAGGACATATTTTGATAATATTTTTATTATTCTTGTGATGTTTGATAATAATAACTTCTAAACCGATCCATGTCTCAAGTGTTGAGCAAAACAATATTTCTCAAAAAACTATTACTGACTGCGTATTTTCTATTCTTCTTTATAATAACGTTTATATAACTTTCCATGTAGCAAATTACAATTTAACACTCACCTTGTCAGAGAACCGCTTTTCATTAACTCCCTATAATCTTCTTAAAGTTTCATATAACTCCTGGCATTCAAATGAATACCTGACTGGGGGGATTTTTCACTTCTCTACTACGTGGTATATGGTTCCGAATGTTTACCCTCCATCTGACTCATTTAGAATTATACTTCTTTTAAATCTGCGTTAATTTCATCGAGATTAAAGGTGTCGGCACTCCAGATTTCATCTTTTTCCAATCCCAGCCAGTCCCTATATTCTCCAGCTTCTTCACTGTCAGGCATTGTTCGGAAAACATTTTTCATTTCTTCATACCCATAGCATCCACCGCAATCTTCGGGCGGACAGCTACCCTTACCCGAAAGACAAATAGCTTCTTTACGTTTGTTGTCGGAAACGGCTTCTAAGGTTATTTCATGAACCCAATTGTCTCCAAAATCATATACATATAAAAGTTTACGAATATCGTCTGTAAATATTTTGGACAACTTAATTTTTGATGCATCCAAAGTCTTAACACCAAAATCAAAATCATCTTCAGAGGGGATAGCAATGCGAATACTACCTTGATACTCTTTATCCTCAAACTCAAATAAATGATAATCATCCCAGCCGAAAACGGTTTGTATCACACTATGAAACTGCAGAAACGTAAAATTTGCCGGAATAATAACTTTCCTCCATACCGGAGGTTTGGATATGCCTTTAATCTGAATCTTGAACTGATATTCCATATAATACTAAAATGAGTAGTTTATGCTTTCAAAAATACAATATAGACTTGATATTTTCACATATTAGATATAAATATTATTTCCTTTCTTTGAATCAATCGTACTATTATCTAAAACAGACCTTTGAGGAGTTTCAAAAACAGTGATTATATATAGAAGTAAAACAATACTGTATTCGTCTAATAATTAATTTTTTGGCAAAATATTTGCAAATTCACTTTTTAATCGCAACTTTGCAATAAACAGAATTACCATGATAGAAAGAGTATTAAAAACCAAGCTGTTAGATATGACAACCAAGTATCCGATTGTAACCCTCACGGGTCCGAGACAGTCGGGTAAATCGACTTTACTCAAAACATCATTCCCTACATATCACTATGTGTCGCTCGAAGACCCGGATATGAGGCTGTTTGCGACAGAAGATCCACGGGGCTTTTTGGCAACCTATCCCGACAAAACGATTATTGACGAAGTGCAGCGAGTTCCTGAACTGTTTTCGTACATACAAACTCACGTTGATAAAGAAAATAAGGAAGGAATGTATCTATTAGCGGGTTCGCACAACTTTCTGTTAATGGAAAGCATTAATCAATCACTTGCAGGGAGAACAGCTATATTGAACTTGTTACCATTCTCACATCACGAAATGCAAACAGGTAATATACTACCCCCAACAATTGATGAAGAGATATACAAAGGAGCTTATCCTCGTCTTTACGATAAAAATATTACTCCAACAGATTACTATCCGTACTACATTCAAACTTATGTGGAGCGAGATGTTCGTCTGATGAAAAATATTGGCGATTTGAGCAAATTTATTCGCTTTATCAAACTATGTGCAGGTCGTATCGGACAATTGCTTAATTTGTCCGGATTAGCAAATGAATGTGGAATATCTGTATCGACAGCAACAGCATGGATGTCGTTACTCGAAGCAAGCTATATCGCATATCTTCTCAAACCAGACCATAATAACTACGCAAAGCGATTAGTTAAAAGTCCGAAACTTTATTTTCATGATACAGGATTGGCGTGCTCACTATTGGATATAAAGAGTGCTGAACAAGTGTCAACTCACTTTCTAAGAGGAGGCTTATTTGAAAATTTGGTTATCAATGAATTTATTAAAGAGTCTCTCAATAAAGGAGAAGAATCAAACTTGACCTTTTGGCGAGACAGCACAGGTAACGAGATTGATTTACTCCAAACAATCGCAGGCAAGCAGAATGCCTACGAAATAAAATCCGGAGCAACTTACACATCCGACTATTTTAAAGGTATCAGCAAATGGGCAAAACTATCAGGTGCAGCACCCGAACAATGTTTTGCTATTTATGCTGGGGATAAGTCAATGAAAACCTCATATGGAGAGGTGATGTCGTGGAACAAATAAAATTCAAAACACAGTTCCTTCTACATCCTTATCTTTACACCACCTCATAATTGACAGCATTAAAAGAACTCAGAACACTCTTTACTTTAACAAGGATGTAACTCTAAGTTACCCCCTTGCTCCAACTTTTGATTTTCAAAAGTATTTACTATACTTGTGGCGTGTCCGAGTAACTTTCTAACCTCAGCGGAATTGTACCGCTGTTTGGAAAGTCACTCGGACACTCCTTATTTATCAGCTTATTCGAGCAATCCCTCTTCTATCCAATTAGCCATATTCAGGCTTATATGGTGACCTTTGTATCCCACCAAAGCTTCTTAATTCTCGTCTATAACAGTACCCCCCCATCCCGGCATTCAATTGAATGCCGAGCTAGGGGGATTGCTTATTTCTCTACTACATGGTATATAGTTCCGGTTTGGGTTCTTTTGGAAGGGATTTGGTGTTTGTGCAGGATGCGGCCGAAATGGATGATTTTGGTGGCCGACAGATTAAAGAGTTTTTTCTCTTGCAGGCGGCCCAGTATTTCAACGGCAAGGAGCTTCTCTCCTTTCTCTGTGGATTCGGCGGCACGGAAAAATTGCAGAAACAGTTGCTCTGCAGGGACCTGTACCTGAAATTCTTTGTTGGTCTCCGACAGGATAGCCTCTTCCGGACCCTCAAACCAGTAGCGTTCGCCTCTTTTTATTTCATGCATGGCCTGGGCATACAACTGGTCGTGGTTGATCTTCTCACGGTAACTGATGGGACCTGTAAGGCGGACACAGATGAACCGCCGGCTACCCGAGGTGTCGGTAAGCACATCGTAGTGGTTACTGGTGGCGATAAACGAGGCATAACGGCGCAACGATTCCACCGAAGCCTGATGGGGCTTGCGGATGGTTACAACGGGTTTCTGCATGACGTGCTTCAGGAAGCCCTGCTGACTCTCCTTTACCTGATCGAATTCGTCCATGTTGATCAGGGCGAAACGCGAAAGGTACATTTCGGTGTTACGCTTATTGCCCACATCTACCCCTTCGGCATAATAGGCACGTAACTCCGGAGGGAGCAGGTTCAGGCAAAAGGTGGATTTACCTGTGCCCTGGGCTCCAACAAGCAGTGGAGCCGTGCTGTTGGCATGTTTCTTATTGATACCCCGCCATTGTGCCACCATCCCCAGAAACCAGCGGTGGAAAAGGTTGCGCCAGTGGGGGTTGTTACAAGGGATGGTTTCGGCCAGAGGGCGGATACGGTCTTTTCCGTCCCATTCAGGCAACGAATACAGGTAATGGTCGATGGGTGAAAAGCGAGGCACACGGTCAGAATAAATATAACGGTTCACATCTCTGTCCCACATCTTGATGCCCTCCTCCTGTCCGTTCAGGGCAATGCTGTTTAACAGTCGGGGATTTACCTTCACAAAGTCGTAGCTGTACAGGCCTCTTTCGCGGCACTCTACTTCGTCCTTCAGGGTGTTGTACCGAAGTTCGTAGCGCCGCTTCATAAACTCGTCGGTCTGCAGCGCCAACAGCTGCTCTGCAGCCAGGCAGATTTTCTCGCCAAAGCCGTTGTTCTTGCCGTACACATTCCGAAAGGTGGTGCGCACCTCGGTTTCACGTAATTTAAGTTGCAGGTGAAGCAAAGCCGACTGTACCGCCTCTTCTTCCGGAATGCCGGATCCGAAACAGTTGGTTGCCAACAAAACCAGCAGGGGTTTAAGGTTTGTATCCTCCGGTGGACCACATTGGGTGAGGGCCGACTTCAACGAAGTTTCGAATAATAGGGAGAGCTGATCGGTACGGCTGTATCCGGGCATCTGCCGCCTGAGCGGATCGTTGTCGGCCTGCACAGCTTCCTGCCAGGTAGCTTCGCCCGGCATTTCGGTGGGCTGACTTTGCAGCACAGGTTTTGCCTGGGGTGCATAGTAACGGGTGGCATCGTGTACAAAAGGGCAGCTTACTTCGGGGGTATCGCCGCCGGTGTCAACGGGAAAAGGGATTTGTCCCTGATACAACCTGACAGCCCTGCGGTGTGCATGGGCATGAAACAACTTAACCTCCTCTTCGGTACGGGGCAGTGCACCGTCGGGCCGTGTAAAGAGTACCAATATATAAACCCGTGTACCGCAGGTATCGGCATAGGCCGCCAGGGTTTGGGGCAACTCGGCTGCCGTCTGTTTAACCAGACTTGCCTCGGCCGGACCGGTAAGATTGCTAACCTGCAGCACCACCACGCCGTTGTAGTTTGTCGGCACCCGCAATCCGTCTTTCAAGGCAAATGTCGAGGTACAAAGCAGACTGGCTCCCTTGAGTCGTTTTGCAAGCAGGCCGGCTTTTGCCCTGCCCGGTTCTTCCTGCATACACTCCATTACATCTGCAAACGAAATGTTGCGGATACTTTTTTTCACTGTAGATTCTTTAAAATAACTAATATTCATGGAATTAATTTTTAATTGTTTTCGTGAAGGTACTACCCGTATGCCTGGTTTTACAAATAATATGCGCACGAAAGAGCTCTCCGGAGCAAAATAATTATTACTTTTAAATTAGCTGTTTTTACTTAATAGTTTAGTATATTTGCATGTGAGAACTTCTTCGTCTTCCATCTGGGGGACAATGGTCACACAGCTGCGTGATCAATGTCCTCCAACTGAGTGATCAATGTCCCTCAGCTGAGAGACGAAGAATATATCTTTGATTAACATCTAATCATCCCGATGAAACGACCTTATTGTTGGAGTAAAAAGGTAATAAAACAAGTATAAAGTTATGAGTATC
This window contains:
- a CDS encoding DUF3874 domain-containing protein: MESLRRYASFIATSNHYDVLTDTSGSRRFICVRLTGSISYSDKINHDQLYAQAMHEIKRGERYWFEGPEEAILSETNKEFQVQVPAEQLFLQFFRAAESTEKGEKLLAVEILGRLQEKKLFNLSATKIIHFGRILHKHQIPSKRTQTGTIYHVVEK
- a CDS encoding ATP-binding protein; translation: MIERVLKTKLLDMTTKYPIVTLTGPRQSGKSTLLKTSFPTYHYVSLEDPDMRLFATEDPRGFLATYPDKTIIDEVQRVPELFSYIQTHVDKENKEGMYLLAGSHNFLLMESINQSLAGRTAILNLLPFSHHEMQTGNILPPTIDEEIYKGAYPRLYDKNITPTDYYPYYIQTYVERDVRLMKNIGDLSKFIRFIKLCAGRIGQLLNLSGLANECGISVSTATAWMSLLEASYIAYLLKPDHNNYAKRLVKSPKLYFHDTGLACSLLDIKSAEQVSTHFLRGGLFENLVINEFIKESLNKGEESNLTFWRDSTGNEIDLLQTIAGKQNAYEIKSGATYTSDYFKGISKWAKLSGAAPEQCFAIYAGDKSMKTSYGEVMSWNK
- a CDS encoding 6-bladed beta-propeller, whose translation is MNKILGIFLIIIIFGGCSSSSSTEKKQNKRNNIINVHNRIKEIVIEDLLINNNSWIFIVDKYLFIQDYKSANECIQIFDKDNFKYFTGTALKGLGPGEIARIGHITEDKKNRKFYVTDHGKNKIFSYDLDSVITDPTYLPIEKMKMREQLHPWDYVYINDTLSIGVIVEPIGNNDFKPVIGKFNMKTGEIKHMSYTIHPEVKKKRICFDISLEYGIYVECYIPHDLMTICSLNGDLKYNIYGPNWDTETHGINHYGPVVFCGNRIVALYSGEKSFTKEGRSNWPTNFLIFDLEGNYLKTLETGYKIARFCYDKDNNRIIMSMDDDIQFGYLDMKEFLD
- a CDS encoding plasmid pRiA4b ORF-3 family protein gives rise to the protein MEYQFKIQIKGISKPPVWRKVIIPANFTFLQFHSVIQTVFGWDDYHLFEFEDKEYQGSIRIAIPSEDDFDFGVKTLDASKIKLSKIFTDDIRKLLYVYDFGDNWVHEITLEAVSDNKRKEAICLSGKGSCPPEDCGGCYGYEEMKNVFRTMPDSEEAGEYRDWLGLEKDEIWSADTFNLDEINADLKEV
- a CDS encoding 6-bladed beta-propeller, producing MNKILGIFLIIIIFGGCSSSSSTEKKQNKRNNIINVHNRIKEIVIEDLPINNYSLPLIVDNYLFINDYKSENECIHIFDKNNFKYITSTALKGQGPGEIARIGHIAEDKVNRKFYVSDHGKNKIFSYDLDSVITDPEYLPIEKMKMNAGLFPNDYIYISDTLSIGVTIQPLGNSDFNPVVGKFNMKTGEVKHMSYTIHPEVKKKRICFDISMEHGIYVECYAPHDLMTICSLNGDLKYNIYGPNWDTETHGIYHFGPVKFCNNRIVVLYSGEKILNKEGRSNFPTKFLVFDLDGNYLKTLETGYKIARFCYDRDNNRILLSMDDDIQFGYLDMKEFLD
- a CDS encoding VapE domain-containing protein, which produces MNISYFKESTVKKSIRNISFADVMECMQEEPGRAKAGLLAKRLKGASLLCTSTFALKDGLRVPTNYNGVVVLQVSNLTGPAEASLVKQTAAELPQTLAAYADTCGTRVYILVLFTRPDGALPRTEEEVKLFHAHAHRRAVRLYQGQIPFPVDTGGDTPEVSCPFVHDATRYYAPQAKPVLQSQPTEMPGEATWQEAVQADNDPLRRQMPGYSRTDQLSLLFETSLKSALTQCGPPEDTNLKPLLVLLATNCFGSGIPEEEAVQSALLHLQLKLRETEVRTTFRNVYGKNNGFGEKICLAAEQLLALQTDEFMKRRYELRYNTLKDEVECRERGLYSYDFVKVNPRLLNSIALNGQEEGIKMWDRDVNRYIYSDRVPRFSPIDHYLYSLPEWDGKDRIRPLAETIPCNNPHWRNLFHRWFLGMVAQWRGINKKHANSTAPLLVGAQGTGKSTFCLNLLPPELRAYYAEGVDVGNKRNTEMYLSRFALINMDEFDQVKESQQGFLKHVMQKPVVTIRKPHQASVESLRRYASFIATSNHYDVLTDTSGSRRFICVRLTGPISYREKINHDQLYAQAMHEIKRGERYWFEGPEEAILSETNKEFQVQVPAEQLFLQFFRAAESTEKGEKLLAVEILGRLQEKKLFNLSATKIIHFGRILHKHQIPSKRTQTGTIYHVVEK